The Arachis hypogaea cultivar Tifrunner chromosome 14, arahy.Tifrunner.gnm2.J5K5, whole genome shotgun sequence genome has a segment encoding these proteins:
- the LOC112742951 gene encoding uncharacterized protein produces MDFTKAGIARKLQLEELECLRLEAYENARIYKEQTKAFHDHHIRKKDFKEGDDILLYNSRLWFMPGKLRSRWDGPFRVKEVKPYVVVELFHPQSGTTFKVNGHRVKKYHGYKSPKELEVFLLTDAPIGGET; encoded by the coding sequence ATGGATTTCACCAAGGCAGGTATAGCCAGAAAATTACAACTGGAGGAACTTGAGTGCCTTAGGCTAGAGGCCTATGAGAATGCAAGGATTTACAAGGAGCAAACTAAGGCATTCCATGATCATCATATCCGCAAAAAGGATTTCAAAGAAGGTGACGACATTCTCTTATACAACTCAAGACTCTGGTTCATGCCCGGAAAGCTTCGTTCAAGGTGGGATGGTCCATTTAGGGTGAAGGAGGTTAAGCCCTATGTTGTGGTTGAACTATTCCACCCTCAAAGTGGCACAACATTCAAGGTGAATGGCCACCGGGTaaagaagtaccatggctacaagtCACCGAAGGAGTTAGAGGTGTTCTTGCTTACGGATGCACCGATAGGAGGGGAAACTTAA